Genomic DNA from Lagenorhynchus albirostris chromosome 20, mLagAlb1.1, whole genome shotgun sequence:
CCATGGTGGGAGCGCCACTCAATATGGAGAGAAAGCAGAAATTGGGACGTCTCTTCCCGGAGCACTAGATTCCGCTCTTCGTTTCCCACTCGCCGTCGCACACACACTCGGAGCCTCAGTCCACACTACTCACCACCACCCAGCACCATTTCTACCACCCGTGAAGCGGCACGTGTGGGCAGCAAACGTATTTCCGCTTCCGCTTGCGTCACTCGCGTCCCCGGCTCCAAGTTTTCCGCCATTTTGAGCGTGGCCACAAAAATTTTCTGTCCCCAGGTTTTATACGTTGGAAGCTGGCACCAGGAGAAATGGTTACTTTAACCAAAACCGAATTTCTGGAGAGTAATATTTAGGAGTTCTGCTAACCCTTTTCAAAGCTCCTGATCTCGCGTACCGCCGCCCCTCCCCTCATGGCCCCTGTTTAAGTTACCGTCTGTCCTCACACCCCGCCCATTGACCCGGAACTGTTCTCTGCCTTGGTTTTTCGGTCCCCAAGCCCCTGCTTCTGCGCCTGCGCGCCAAGGCGGCTCTGATGCCGGCCGCGGAAGAGGGAAGATGGCGCTTGACGGACCAGAGCAGGTATGGCGGCGGTGGTCGGGCGGGGACTGGGGCTGGATGCGAAACAGGTGTGATCCGAGGTGGGCAGCCGGTCGGGGCaagagggtggggggagtgggggtgggtgggccaGTCTAGACTGGGCCCTACCTGGGACCGGATCTGCTGTGTCAGCGCCGCCCCCGGCGGGTCAAGGCAGGGCCGGGAGTGGAAGACCCGGTGGAAGCTGAGTAAGTGAGAGGAGCGGTGGGAGCGGGAACCCATCCTTCCGCGAGTCGAGGGAGTCGGGGGACACGTCCTTCCTGCTGGCTCCTCCTGTAGTAATAACACCTGGGGTTTGTGTAGCGTTCCCGGGTGTGTCGTCTCTTGATCCTTCTGGAAGTCTTAAGAGGTAGGCACCGTTCTCATTCTGTTTTAGTTTAGTCACGAGAAATGGTTCCGAAGAGATGGAGTGAGGGCTTAGAACCCAAATCTTAAATCTCCGAAATCCAAGCTGGAAGTAGCTTTATCCCTTGGATGTTTAACCTGTTGGTAACTAATTACACTGTGTCTTCAGATGGAGCTGGAAGAGGGGAAGGCAGGCAGTGGACTCCGCCAGTATTATCTGTCCAAGATTGAAGAACTCCAGGTGAGAACGGACTCCAAAGGTCCAGAGGGAGCTAGAAGGGGGATGAGGGATTGATGGAACGGATTTCTGCAAATCCATATAATTCCACTGGGGGCGCAGTGGAAGAAGTAACAAGCCAACGGTATGAAGTATATGAAGTTAACAGCCTCTTGCTCCTCTCAAGTCTCATCATTTTGAAGGTAGTATTCACAGTTCATTAAACATCTTTATAAGTCAAATTTTAACGTAAAAGGTACCCCCAGCCAAAAGTCATTCTTCTTAGAAGAAGCCTGAATGAGAGGGTTTCTTATAAAAGAGAAGACATAGGATCAGAAGATGAGATTTATCAGAGGGAGGGTTGGGGCAGAGTGAGGGAAGACAGAATTGAGGAGTCTGGACAATGCTGATTCCGTAGGACTGAATGAAAAGGAACTGGACAACCCAGTGCTCTAGCCTAAACAGGGAGCAGGGACCacagaaataaggaaaataatgtcAGTTGGATGGAGGAGAGCCACAAGGAAAAATTCTGAACTCCAGGTACATTTGTAGGTATCATATTTggtttgtcactttttttttagaagagactatgatatatatatatattttaaaatttatttatttttatttttggctgtgttgggtcttcgttgctgcacgcgggctctctctttgcggcgagtggggctactcttcgttacagtgcgcgggcttctcattgcggtggcttctcttgttgcggagcacgggcttcagtagttgtggctcgcaggccctagagtgcaggctcagtagttgtagcgcacaggattagctgctccgcggcatgtgggatcctcccagagcagggctcgaacctgtgtcccctgcattggcaggcggattcttaaccactgtgccaccaaggaagtctggTTTGTCATTTTTGAAATGCATTACGTGTGCTTTCATTTGCTTCTCACGTTAGTCCTGAAAAGAGGCAGGATAGGTGATGCTTGCAGTTTGGTAACAGATCTAGATCTTTAACATAGCTTTCATTGGCTTTACCCAACTGTTAATTGCCAGCAATGGGGCTAGAACTTAGGCTTCTGACTCAGAGGTCTTCCCACTCTACCATGTTACCAGTCTGCAAGAAACTGACTATGTGAGCCAGCTGTTAATTCTTCTCCACTACGGTTTGTTATTCCTGGACCAGTATTAGACAAGCAgcctttttttcctgtggttgtCCTACACTCCAGAGGGACTCTTGGAGGACAGGATAGGGTCGTTAGAATCATATTGGAGAATCTGAATGGAGAATGCAGGTGCCTTGTGCTCCTTCCTCGTTTAGCTCATATCAGCCTATGAGGGTTTCGGCCAAGATCTTAATTGCCTACTGTTTTCCACCCTTTGCTTCTTGTCCTCCACAGCTGATTGTGAATGATAAGAGCCAAAATCTCCGGAGGCTGCAGGCACAGAGGAATGAGCTTAATGCAAAAGGTGAGGGGGAAGGATGGGAAGGCTGTGTGGGCAGTTTGAAGTGAGTCTTTACATTGGTGCCTATTGCTTTTCCCAGTCCAAGATGATGCTCTGTTTACATGCACATCTCTCTCCTCAGCCCCATCATAATCTCCTTAAAGACCTgaactttgactttttttttttgaggcctTCCCTTCAAAACTTTACAACGGTGCTTAGTTCATGCATGTTGAATCAAGTCATAGGTGGGGGACACCAAAGAATCTGGGTGGCCATTGTGTCTGTTTCGCATCTAGTTCGCCTGTTGCGGGAAGAGCTACAGCTGCTGCAGGAACAGGGCTCCTATGTGGGAGAAGTAGTCCGGGCCATGGATAAGAAGAAAGTGTTGGTTAAGGTAAAGGCAACATGACCCCAGGGACCAGCCCGTTGCCCACTGCATTCCCATACCTTTGTGTGTAGTGAGGACACTGTTCTCACGTTACTGTAAGACTCATGTGTCTTCCTGGGCGAGGTCGGTGATTTGGTGGCTGTCGGGGAGGAAGGTCATGAGCCGTTGTTTCTCTAGGTACATCCTGAGGGCAAGTTTGTCGTAGACGTAGATAAGAACATCGACATCAATGATGTGAGTGcagctggggaggtgggaggtggggggtcaGCTCTCACCACACCACTTCCTGAACCTCTCTCTCCTCACCCAGGTGACACCCAATTGCCGGGTGGCCCTCAGAAATGACAGCTACACTCTGCACAAGATCCTGCCCAACAAGGTAGACCCACTGGTGTCACTGATGATGGTGGAGAAGGTGCCAGATTCAACTTACGAGATGATTGGTGGCCTGGACAAGCAGATCAAGGAGATCAAAGAAGTGATTGAGCTGCCCGTTAAGCATCCTGAGCTCTTTGAAGCGCTGGGCATCGCGCAGCCCAAGGTGAGCAGGGCTTCTATGGGAGGACCGTGCTGCTACTGTATATCTCATGCCCCAGGCTGGATAGACTGGAGCCTGCTTACGCTGGCCCTCCCCATgccgaggggctgggggagagatgCTGCCAGGCCACCCAAGTGGTTTGGTTATAAGCTCCAGAAGGGGCCttgacattcatttttttatctcTAGCATCTAATACGGGATCTAGCACAGTGCACACACTCgataaatgttcattgaatgaaACATGGAGGCCAGCTTTTTGCCCTGAGTCCTGTTGTTCTCTAGGGAGTGCTGCTGTACGGACCCCCAGGCACTGGGAAGACACTGTTGGCCCGGGCTGTGGCTCATCATACAGACTGTACTTTCATTCGTGTCTCTGGGTCTGAATTGGTGCAGAAATTCATCGGGGAAGGTAACTGTGgccagaaacaagaaaactataaggcggcgggggctggggggcccATCAGCTTAACGCCAGCTTGGCCTCTGTGCAGGGGCAAGAATGGTGAGGGAACTGTTTGTCATGGCCCGAGAACACGCTCCATCTATCATCTTCATGGACGAAATCGACTCCATCGGCTCCTCCCGGCTGGAGGGAGGCTCCGGAGGGGACAGTGAAGTCCAGCGCACGATGCTGGAGCTGCTCAACCAGCTGGATGGCTTCGAGGCCACCAAGAACATCAAGGTGCAGTGGGGTCGGCTGTGGGAGGAGCCACGGGAAGGCCCCGGGTGAGGCTGCAGCCTCAGGAAGGGCTTAGCTGACGCCACCTGCTCTGTCTACTCAGGTCATCATGGCCACTAACAGGATTGACATCCTGGACTCAGCGCTGCTCCGCCCAGGGCGCATTGACAGAAAAATTGAATTCCCACCCCCCAATGAGGAGGTTTGTGATGGGCAGCGCTGGCAGTGGCTCCGGCTGTGAGGGCAGGCCACGGGCTCAGGCTTTTCCTCTCCCATCGCTAGGCCCGGCTGGACATTTTGAAGATCCATTCTCGGAAAATGAACCTGACCCGGGGGATCAACCTGAGAAAAATTGCTGAGCTCATGCCAGGAGCATCAGGGGCTGAAGTGAAGGTAATTGGAGGGCCCAAGGAAATGGGGGCAGCAGCACGAAGCTCCAGGTTCCAGGGCACAGCCCCAGCGCCTGTCTTCCTTTCCCTGCTCAGGGCGTGTGCACTGAAGCCGGCATGTACGCACTGCGGGAGCGGCGAGTCCACGTCACCCAGGAGGACTTCGAGATGGCAGTAGCCAAGGTACAGGCCTCCGTCTTTCTGCCTTTGCTGATGGTGGCTCTGGAGCATTGGGGATGGGGCACGTGTTCACCCAGTCTCTAACTTAAATGTTCGCTCTGTCTCTCCAGGTCATGCAAAAGGACAGTGAGAAAAACATGTCCATCAAGAAGCTGTGGAAGTGAGGCGGATGTCCTTTGTGTGGGTCCCTCAAATAAAGCTCTGCAGGACAAGACCTTGAGGACTTGAGTCTGTTAATGAGTGGCCGCACTGTTCAGTCACCAGGTCTGGGCACCACCAATAAACAAAGATTTATTTGGAAATTTCCAAACCTGCCAGAAGTGGCACTTGCCAAGCCCTAGGCCCACCCTCCTTAACAAGCTCCAAAGGACAATAGTCCTCGCCATCTCTCCCCTGCACCTACCCCTGCCCACACACACCCATGCCTCAGGCCACGCCAGAGAACTAGTGTGCCCTCCCTCTAGGAGGCGTTACCCCCGGGCCCAAGAGCTGGGGTGGCAGCCCTCTGGCCTCTCAGGAGATGATGGCGGCCAGAGCCGCTTGCATAGattgagagaagaaaacaaggaaggaGACACCAAGTAGGGCTCCCTGAAAAACCCCAGCTTACCCCTGTACAAAAAAAAGTGGCTCCCGCATAGAAAAACCTGCTCCACGAATAGTGCAAATacccaagaaaggaaaaaaaaccagcAGCAAGGCTGGGCTGGTAGGAATGGCAAAGAACTTTGGTTTGGAAAGGCTAGGAAGAGTGTGAGCTGTGCCCCTCTTCCTCGCCCAGCTCCCCAGAGCCAGCGCTGACACTCGCCCCAACGGGGTCTGTAAACAAGCAAAGCCAGGGGCCTTTGGTTCTGAAAGGTCTCGGTTACCATGTCAAAGCACAGCCTCCAGGTCCTACTTGGGCCTGCCTGCAGGGGGCAGAGGAGGCCTCTGCTGTGAATCCAATTAAAGCCAACGTGTAAGTAATAAGGCTTTGGGACCAAGCAACAAGGAATCCTATCACTACACTTACGAAACTAAAGCTGGGGAGCAGAGGGTGACAGGagacacccctcccccctccttatCCTACATGTCTGTGCCCCAGAGGGCGGTCCCCTTCCAGGCTGAGGAGGGGGTGGCTCCAGggctgggaagaaaggaagggatcCCTGAGCAGTTAGGTCAGGCGGATTCCCAGCACCTGTTCCAGTTCCTGCCTTCGCTGCTGcacctggaggagggagagacgGGTGGCTCAGGCCTGTCTGACCGCCCGCGCTTGTGAGCGGCTCGCCCTCCCCTCTGGTGTGCAGTCCCGCTCAACCACAGGCGGGCAGATGGGGCGCAGCCGCCTCACCTTGGCAAAGATGTGCCTCCCCACTGCTTCCTGGGCCCAGGGCTGGTGGTAGAAAGCAGCTCGTCTCTCCTCCTCAGGATTCCCAATCACATCAGTGATGATCTGCAAAGAGCCAGGAGGAAAGCTGAACATGATTCCCACCCCTGATCTATCTGCCCCTGGAACCGGAAGAATAGTGATGGGGGCACAACCACCCAGAGCTTAACATGGGATCAACCTCAGGAAAGAGGAGCACACCTTGAGGTCCCGGCGCTGGGAACGGAGCCATTCCTGGATGAAGTCCTGGGGGTCAGTGCTAAAACTGAGCATGAAATCCCTCTGGGTCTTCAGCTGGTTGATGGACTCAATGGTCTCATGGATCTGGGAAAAGGGGTACATGTGTCAGACTGGCTGTTTCCAGCCCTAACCCCAGAGGACTCGGATCCCATCCCAAGGTGCCACATGTATGGAAATGCCTGAGAGCCTAACTGGCCTCACTGTGGGCCCCAGAGGAGGCTGTGAGGGTAGGGGCCCACCTTGACATCAAGAGAGGCGATCTCCTGCTGATTGGTGGTGGAGGCCAGAAAATTGCTCATCTGGGCCTTAAGCGGGTCATCCACCTCCACATCAATGTCGTAACAGGCTGTCTTCTTCTGGTCGTTAGGGTCCACGCTACACACAACACAGGGGAGGGAAAGCGTGAGCACACAGCTCCACCCCACCCACCTGGGCCAAACTGCACACGCTCGGGGAGcaggaaaccaaacctgctgcTTTTCTCTGGCTTTAATTCAAGCCAAAGGTAAACTGCTCTTAGAGGAgccttcctccccctcttcccatttACCTAATGACATGGTTGATGACAATGGGGTCTGGATGCTGCAGCAACCCGGCTAGCTTCATGGGAATCTCAGAGAAACGGAGTCGGCCACAACTGAAGATCTAGAGAGAGCACCAGAGGGTTGGTGATGCCTTTGTGGGCACACGGCGAAGTGGACCATCCCAGGGGCAGTGTGAAGAACGTGGCTGAGAACTAGCCCAGTGGGGCTCTGGAGCCGCAGGCAAGACAGAGGCTGCGAGACTAGAGGGGGGACGGCGTCCAGCTAACCTGGCGGAAGTACCGGTTGCAGTTGATGTACTCCCGCTCGTGGCCGTCCTGCAGCTGGTTGTGTTTGATGTAGAGCCACAGGGCCTGCATGATGGCAGCCCTCGTCTGTGTGTGCACCCCCAGCAGCCTCGCCAGTCGGGGGTCCAACTTGTACTGGGGAGGCTGGGATGGACAGAGGGGAGTCAGAGAAGGGGTtcttgtgaaaaaaaaagaataggacagGGACAGGCTTTACAACAGGGACCTGCCCCAATGCCCCAGAGGAGAGTCCCTGTGACCCCAAACATGGCCCCAGGGCACTTGTCACCTGATGATCCAGCATGAGCAGGAGGGTGCACTTGACGTTGAGGTCTCCGGGCCGTTTCACCTGGAAGCCATCTGTCTCCTGGGTGGTGGGCATCCGGTGCCActggcaggggggaggggagcagagctcatcaccaagggggtgggcatgAACATACACAACCTGGCCCTGCAAGGGGACTAAGGCCATTTCTCTGGCCACCTGGCATGTCACCCTGTGTTCCTGAACCCTAGGCCCACTCTCACCTCCACCAGGTGGTTGTCAGGCCCGTACAGTTCCTTGTCCAGCTCAATGACGAGGCTCttgaagaatgaagaaaacttCCTCTTCTGTTTACTAGGCTGGGGATGCAAAGGGGTGTGAGATAGGGGTGCTGATGAGCGCTCAAGCCTAAGCTATACTAAGCCCCAAACAGAGGAATATTGTTTCAGCCCTGAAGCTCAGGGTACTGAAGATTCTTGGGCCCTGAAGGAAGCCGGGAAAAGTGAGAGACTTGAGACAGGGAAGGGGCTCTATGCAGCCCCACTGTCAGCCAATTAGAAAGGGGCACCCCTTCCTCAGGACACTTTACTGCCATCTGCAGGAAAACTGTTGTAATAACCATACAAATCTCCCACCTCGTACTGGCTCAGAGCTGTGCAAAGCATGAACTGTGAGCAGTGCCCTCTCCCTCATGCAGGACGTCCCCGGAAGTGCCCAACTGTCTGGCCCACACAGGCCACctcccttccagacacctccttCCCCAACTCACATCATCCAGCAGTTTTCCCTCTACTCGGAGTTCCCAGGAAGCCACCTTGTCCCCTGCGGGGTTTCCCCCAGGGGTCCCTGCGGTTCCTGCGCTATCACCTTCTGCCTTGCTGGGACTGAACGTATTAGAAATATAGATCCGCAGCTTTCGTTTTTGCTAAAGAGAGAAAGACGACCGGTTAGCTAGAGGGGGACCAGTGTGTTGGAAAACACTGCTACCCAATCTTCCCGTCTGAACTCATTCAACATCAATACAGAGCAGTGACTGTGGGCCAGGCCCCTGGTTAGGCACTGGGAATCAGGAGAGGAAATTTCAGTCCTGGCCTTCAAAGGACTCACAATTTCATAGGGGAGACAGATGCACTACCAACAGTTCCAACACAGGGGGATCAGTGGTGTGACAGAGGTACACAGGGGGTGCTATCAGGCAAACCAGAAGCCTCTGGCTCCTATTTTAAATGAAACTCAAACACCCATGATGGTCCCAGAATATCATCTCCTGGAGAGCCCTCACCATTCAAGAGGCTGCTCTAGATGAAGCTTCTCTAGGGAGGGGGAAGAAGACAGGAACTATCCTCATCTaccctgtagttttgcctttcaaACTTCTGACCACGATctacaatatttacattttaaatcatgATCCAGGATCTACACacataaatacatgaaataaaaatgtcgTTAAGTCCTTTACTACTGTGAAGAATTATTATAATTTCTACTATGTTATATTTCATTGAGAACGTGCTGGCCCCACCACACTAAATTGAGTTCATGCTCAATGGGCTGTATCCTACAATGTGAAAAATCCTGCTCTAGCCCATCACAGACCCTCGCTTGGCCCCTGGAAAACAAGgccagggagaggcagagaagcCTGGCAAGGCCCAGAAGTAGCTGGGGCTGCACACACCGTCAGAGGCTTTTTGATGGCCTCCTGGATCTCCATCCGCTTTCGAGCAATGGTCTGGTCCAGCTTCCGCTCAAAAGCCAAGAGATCCATGTACGCCTGAGACTCTGGGACAAGCTCCCGAatctggaggaagggagaaggggttCATCAGCTTGTTTCAGCTGCAGCTCTGGTTCCTTCCTCCATTTCTCCCTCACCCCAGGGTTAGGGGAGACTCACTCCACCCTCAGCCAACCAGCCCTTGGGTGAGCCTCCTAGGCCCCCTCCCAACATACTCACTCGCTGAGGTAGAACTTTAtctgccatcttcctcctcttTAACCTGGGAGGACAGAAACCCACTTAAGAGGTCAATGGTCCAACGTACCTCCCCCACTCGCCATCTACCTCTCCAGTCCCCAGGACCTTCCCCCAGGAGACCTGGGAGTCTTCCTCAATCATCGAAGCTCTTAGGACAGAAGGAAACCATCTGTTACCACTAGAGCTGCACTAGATGGGGTGGGAGAAACAGGATGGTCTTACCCCCGGCGCTGGGCAGGCATCGGGGGCTGAGCCTGGGGCACAAGCAGGCGTTTTCGGAATGGGTCCATCATGGTGGGTGGCATGCCAGGTCGAAGTGGAGCAGCTGAGCCAAATGGGGAGCCGGCAGGGGGTCCCACCTGCAAGCCAGCCATGGGCATCCGGCTCCCTGGTGACATGCCAGGCCTCTGGGGGAAGTGAGCCAACGGAGATGCACAGGTCAGCGGTGGGGCCCTATGGGGCCCGTAACCCAttccctccatccctctgctCAGCCAGGTCCAGCCCTGAGCAGCACACGGCAGAGCCCGCGGAGCCCGGGCAGGAGTGCCAAGAACAAAGGGGAGCAGGCGCCTGAGAGCAGAAGTGTAAACCACACCTGCCCCGCCCCCTTCAACCGCCCTGGCAGCCGTGCCAGCGAATGAGGCCTGCAGAGcccaggggtgggaggagaatcCTGCCTGCAGAGAGAAGAAGGGCCTGGGGGAGTTCTTCAGGGCCCATCGCCACTTCCAGCCACCTTCCGGCCCTAGCACACTATGCCCCTGCTCCCTGGGACCAGCCAGCTTCAAGGCACTCCTGAGGCTCTCAGATGGTCCCACCAAGCACTCCCATCCGCTCCTTCCCCCAACTTGAGGGAGAAGCCTGGGGGCAGTATCGTGGCCAGGTGGCTGGGTGCAGTGTGAGGGGAGCAGGCTGACGGTCACAGCCGCAACACCCATCCTGTCGCCAGCCTGGTGGTGTGACTAAGAGGAGAAAGGCAGTCCAACAGGCTGGCGAGCCCATCAGGCAGTGGAAGCCCAGGTGAGCAAGCCGCAGCGGGATGGCGTGGAGCCTGTCCCAGCCAGTGGGGGGCCTCAGGCGGAGTACAGAGACCATCTGGCCGCCACGTGGCCCCTACTCACCACCCACAACTGGACCCTCTCTCACCTCCCCactgcccagcccccagcccctacGCCGGAGACCCTGAAGGGGAAGCCGTGGCTGCTGCGCGAGAGAGCGGCTGGCACCTGGCCTCTGCGCGAGGCCCACGCACCCACCGCCTGGAGGCTAGGGCTGGCTTGGCCATCCCAAGCTGCAGGAGGGAGGTAAGATGGTCAGGGGACGAAAGGATCGAAGTCTTAGGATCAGCagaggaatctgaatgagaggTGGCTTCCTTAGAAGCCTGCAGAAGGACTTCCCACCGGGGTCAGGCTCCCCAGCATCTCTGTGGAGCCCCTCGGGGAGTAACCCCCGCCCCTTCCCAGAGGCTGCTGCCTGCAAGGCCTGTTTGGCAGCTCTGCCTCGTACACACTGTCCCTGGCAGCTTCACAGGGCTGGCCCCAAGGCCCAGATTATGCAACCGCCAGGACCAGCCAACCAAGCCAGGCTGGGTGGGGACTCGCACCAAATCAAaggacccccgcccccccagcacCGGGAGATTCCTGCTCCACCTCTTCAGCCAGCACTCAACCCCTGTTCTCTCCAAGGAGGGTCAGATTCTTGACCAGATGCAGAGACGGACAGAAACATGACCCAgagttggggggggggaggagaaaggagtgAGGCATGAAGGAAGCGTTTGGGAGGATGGAGTTCAATGTGGGGGGCTCTGTCTGGGACCTCTGGAGTCCTGCCACAAGTCTCTCCTCATCAGGAAGGGAGTCATCGGAGCTGTTGAGAGGCAGTCAGCCTGCTTCTCTGCCTTAATGAGCCACAGCTAGAGATGACAGAAAAAACTCAGGGTGGCCACACCTGAGAGCCCAACCCCACGCACCCTAGATTCGAGTTTTTCCCACCAGTGCCCGAGCTGAAGGGGAGGAAGAAGTGAGGCGGGGGCCTGCAGAGTGGGAGCCGGGGCCTCTTCACTAGGGCGCCCACAAAACCTCCTGAGCAACACCCAACCCGCTGAGGCAGGTGCTCCCGGAACAGGAAGTCCCCAGACCAGGCGGCACAGGCAGGGCCTGGAAGAGGCCCCTCCCAGACGCTGCTCCACACTCTTCCCGGGTGAGAGCCCCCAGCTCGCCCAGG
This window encodes:
- the PSMC5 gene encoding 26S proteasome regulatory subunit 8, which produces MALDGPEQMELEEGKAGSGLRQYYLSKIEELQLIVNDKSQNLRRLQAQRNELNAKVRLLREELQLLQEQGSYVGEVVRAMDKKKVLVKVHPEGKFVVDVDKNIDINDVTPNCRVALRNDSYTLHKILPNKVDPLVSLMMVEKVPDSTYEMIGGLDKQIKEIKEVIELPVKHPELFEALGIAQPKGVLLYGPPGTGKTLLARAVAHHTDCTFIRVSGSELVQKFIGEGARMVRELFVMAREHAPSIIFMDEIDSIGSSRLEGGSGGDSEVQRTMLELLNQLDGFEATKNIKVIMATNRIDILDSALLRPGRIDRKIEFPPPNEEARLDILKIHSRKMNLTRGINLRKIAELMPGASGAEVKGVCTEAGMYALRERRVHVTQEDFEMAVAKVMQKDSEKNMSIKKLWK
- the SMARCD2 gene encoding SWI/SNF-related matrix-associated actin-dependent regulator of chromatin subfamily D member 2 isoform X3: MSPGSRMPMAGLQVGPPAGSPFGSAAPLRPGMPPTMMDPFRKRLLVPQAQPPMPAQRRGLKRRKMADKVLPQRIRELVPESQAYMDLLAFERKLDQTIARKRMEIQEAIKKPLTQKRKLRIYISNTFSPSKAEGDSAGTAGTPGGNPAGDKVASWELRVEGKLLDDPSKQKRKFSSFFKSLVIELDKELYGPDNHLVEWHRMPTTQETDGFQVKRPGDLNVKCTLLLMLDHQPPQYKLDPRLARLLGVHTQTRAAIMQALWLYIKHNQLQDGHEREYINCNRYFRQIFSCGRLRFSEIPMKLAGLLQHPDPIVINHVISVDPNDQKKTACYDIDVEVDDPLKAQMSNFLASTTNQQEIASLDVKIHETIESINQLKTQRDFMLSFSTDPQDFIQEWLRSQRRDLKIITDVIGNPEEERRAAFYHQPWAQEAVGRHIFAKVQQRRQELEQVLGIRLT
- the SMARCD2 gene encoding SWI/SNF-related matrix-associated actin-dependent regulator of chromatin subfamily D member 2 isoform X1, giving the protein MGVAAVTVSLLPSHCTQPPGHDTAPRLLPQVGGRSGWECLVGPSESLRSALKLAGPREQGHSVLGPEGGWKWRWALKNSPRPFFSLQAGFSSHPWALQASFAGTAARAVEGGGAGVVYTSALRRLLPFVLGTPARAPRALPCAAQGWTWLSRGMEGMGYGPHRAPPLTCASPLAHFPQRPGMSPGSRMPMAGLQVGPPAGSPFGSAAPLRPGMPPTMMDPFRKRLLVPQAQPPMPAQRRGLKRRKMADKVLPQRIRELVPESQAYMDLLAFERKLDQTIARKRMEIQEAIKKPLTQKRKLRIYISNTFSPSKAEGDSAGTAGTPGGNPAGDKVASWELRVEGKLLDDPSKQKRKFSSFFKSLVIELDKELYGPDNHLVEWHRMPTTQETDGFQVKRPGDLNVKCTLLLMLDHQPPQYKLDPRLARLLGVHTQTRAAIMQALWLYIKHNQLQDGHEREYINCNRYFRQIFSCGRLRFSEIPMKLAGLLQHPDPIVINHVISVDPNDQKKTACYDIDVEVDDPLKAQMSNFLASTTNQQEIASLDVKIHETIESINQLKTQRDFMLSFSTDPQDFIQEWLRSQRRDLKIITDVIGNPEEERRAAFYHQPWAQEAVGRHIFAKVQQRRQELEQVLGIRLT
- the SMARCD2 gene encoding SWI/SNF-related matrix-associated actin-dependent regulator of chromatin subfamily D member 2 isoform X2, encoding MSGRGAGGFPLPPLSPGGGAVAAALGAPPPPAGPGMLPGSALRGPGPAGGVGGPGAAAFRPMGPAGPAAQFQRPGMSPGSRMPMAGLQVGPPAGSPFGSAAPLRPGMPPTMMDPFRKRLLVPQAQPPMPAQRRGLKRRKMADKVLPQRIRELVPESQAYMDLLAFERKLDQTIARKRMEIQEAIKKPLTQKRKLRIYISNTFSPSKAEGDSAGTAGTPGGNPAGDKVASWELRVEGKLLDDPSKQKRKFSSFFKSLVIELDKELYGPDNHLVEWHRMPTTQETDGFQVKRPGDLNVKCTLLLMLDHQPPQYKLDPRLARLLGVHTQTRAAIMQALWLYIKHNQLQDGHEREYINCNRYFRQIFSCGRLRFSEIPMKLAGLLQHPDPIVINHVISVDPNDQKKTACYDIDVEVDDPLKAQMSNFLASTTNQQEIASLDVKIHETIESINQLKTQRDFMLSFSTDPQDFIQEWLRSQRRDLKIITDVIGNPEEERRAAFYHQPWAQEAVGRHIFAKVQQRRQELEQVLGIRLT